TCATGAAAGTAGAAGTTGAAGTACCTGAAGAGTACATGGGTGATGTGATCGGTGATATCAACCGAAGACGAGGCCAGGTACAAAGCATGGAAGATAGAGCAGGGAATAAAATCGTAACAGCAATGGTGCCATTAGCAGAGATGTTTGGATACTCAACAGATCTCCGATCTTTTACACAAGGTCGAGGTACATACTCTATGGAATTTGATCATTATGAAGAGGTACCGAAAAACGTTGCAGATGAAATCATCAAAAAACGCAATGGCTAAGGTAATCAAAACCGGTATAACCGATGAAAAAGCAATAAAAGAGACCCTCCAGAAGGAGGGATTCTCTAACATATTTATATGGCGTGACGCTCCGCATACGAAATATCCCCTTCATACTCATCCACATTATGAGGTTCGCTGGATTATGGATGGAATATTGGAGATAGAAGAGAACGGTACAAAGTACACTCTCCAGCCTGGAGATAGACTCGAATCAGAACCTCAAACTCCCCACACAGCCTATACGCCTACAGGCGTAACTTATATTTGTGGGTCCCGGTAGCTCAGCTGGATAGAGCACAGGATTCCTAATCCTGAGGCCGTGGGTTCGAATCCCGCCCGGGACATTTTCTGTTTCATCATTCTTCTTATTCAAGATAATTTTATTTTTCTATATTAAAATAGAATGTATAATTAAATAATGGATAAAGACCTTATAAAAGGAAATAAATGAAAAAGAGCCCAAAAGCGCTCGTTATTGATGATTCGGCATTGGTCCGAAGATTTTTGAAAAAAGAGTTGGAACGGCTCGGATTCGAGGTAGATGTCGCAAAAGATGGTGAAGAGGGTGAGAAAAAAGCTTTAGAGAATCAATATGATCTTATTACACTCGATATCGAGATGCCCAAGAAAAATGGGTTGGATGTGTTACGGTCCATTATGGAGAAGAATCCTACACGAGTTCTCATTGTAAGCACGTATGCTGTTGAGAATGGCGATATAGCAATGAACGCTCTTCAGTTGGGAGCATTGGATTATATAACAAAACCTGATCAAAGATTGGCAACGGCTGGAAATGAGTTTATAAAAGAGTTTGAATTTAAGATAAATGAACTTATGAAAATCAACAAGATTTCTCTTTTAACAAGAAAAAAGAGGTTCTCTTCTATATATACTCCGGTTATAGAACAAGCGACAGAGTTTGCTCCCAAAGATGATAAAAAATATGTACTTGTTGGTGCCTCAACCGGCGGTCCAAAACTTATTGAAGCAATTGCGCGATCTTTGCCTGAAAACTATCCCTATCCTGTGTGTGTGGTACAGCATATGCCACCGACATTTACTGGAAAGTTTGCTGAAAGACTTGATAGTATTAGTAAAATAAAAGTGCTTGAAGCTAAAAATGGTGAAGAACTCACACCCGCAAAGATGATCATAGGCAAGGGCGGAAAGCATCTTCATTTTCGAAGAGACGGTAATAAGGTGGTTTGTAAGCTTGTTCCAAATACAAATAACCGTTTTTTTGTACCGAGCGTGGATGAGATGTTTTTTAGTGCGTTGGAGGTGATGAATCCAAAAAACATCATGGCAGTACTGTTAACTGGAATTGGTGATGATGGTGCAGATGGAATGGTGGCTTTGAAAAAAGCAGGTGCTTATACAATAGCAGAAAGTGAAGAGAGTGCGACGGTCTATGGAATGCCAAAAGAGGCATATGTAAGAGGGGGAACAGTAAAAGTTTTGCCCTTTGATGAGATTTTACAAGAGATAATTGCTTTTGGGAGTAAAAATGACATTAAAAAAGATGGAAGATAAAACACCGATTTCTCGTTTTAGAGAGTTTTTAGAAGCACGTGAATACATTGAATCATTTGAAAACTATGAAGAAGATGATGTTTTTGCTGCTATTGATTATATGCTCATTCATAAAGAGTATCATTATCTCCTTCGAATGATTTTAGAACATTGTCAAAAACCTGGTATTGAAAGACTTTCGAGTTACGTTTTTGCTCGACTCGATTGTTTGAAGCGAGAAGAGGATCAAAAACTTTTGCAACAACTTCTTTTGTGTAAAAATAATAGTATCGGAAAAAATGTTTTTACTTATATATTATCTTGTTGTGAATTTATGGATGTTGGAAAACTTTTTCAAGAATATCCAATATCTCGACAAGAACTGCAACATTTATTAGAATATGGTGATTGTGAAAGTATTCGTATGTATGCTGAACAAATTTATGATGATCTTTTTGAACGTTTGCGTATTTTAGAAGAGTTTTTTGAACTTTATCATCGAAAGAGTGAAAATGACTGATTTTGATCTGATCAAACTTCGTGATTTTATATTAGCTAAAACGGGTATTTATATTGATGATGACAAACTGTTTAAAATTTATAAAAGAAAGTTTGAAGATTTTATCCAAAAGCAAGGTTTTGATGATTTTAGCAGCTTTTATAATCGTCTTGTCTTTAAAAAAGATGAACATTTATTGCAAGAACTTATCAATCTTACCACAGTCAATGAAACCTATTTTTTTCGTGAGGCTTATCAGTTTAAAACTCTTGTAGAAGAGGTATTGTCAGAACTTGATGGATTGCGTCCACCACATGAGTCGATCAATATTTTGACAGCTCCAAGCTCTTCAGGAGAGGAACTCTATTCTATTGCAATTTATATTATGGAGTATGCCAAAGAGATATTTTATAAAAGAGATTTTGTTTTAGTTGGAATAGATATTGATTCAGTTATGATTCAAAAAGCGAGGCAAGGTATTTTTAATCAAAGAAGTGTGAGTAAGATTCCTCCTCATCTTTTGCAAAAATATTTTATAAAAGAGGGTAATCAATATAAAATCATCGATGAGATACGAAAAGGCCTTACGTTTAAAGTGGTCAATGTTATGGACTTTTATGCAATGAAAAAACTTGGAAGATTTGATGTCATTTTTTCAAGAAATATGCTGATCTATTTTGATGAAAAAACAAGAAAAGAGATACTGGCTACCTTTCATGCCCTTTTGAAACCACACGGATATCTCTTTTTGGGCCATGCTGAAAAAGTGCCGGTAGAGATGGAGATTTTTAAACGAGTGAAAAAAGGAGAGAGTATTATCTATCAAAAAGCTTAATGAAAAGAGCTCCATCCTGTATTAAAAAGATTGAGAGATTTGTTTTTTAATGTGACGATACCAGCACTAAGGGAAGTTTTATTAGATAAATGGGCAATATTACTCGAAGGAACTGAGACGATATCTTTGATATTATCAACGATGATAGCAAACTCTTCTCCTTCATCATTTTGTATAATAATAATTTTCGACTCATCATTTGGGATAAACTCTTTTTGTAAAATTTTTGCAATGTCTATAAGATAGTAGGTTTTGTTTTTATGTAAAATAAGTCCATAAACGTTTTTATTGGTTGTAAGAGCATTATTCGTGATGTTTGTTTTGGAAAACTCTAAAACAGTGACAACGTTTTTAATGGGTATTGCATAATCTTCTTGAAAAAGTGAGAAAAGCAATAGGTCTTCTTCATTATTCTCGTTGTCTAGTTGTTTTTCTTTTTTCTGTGCTGTTAAGCCATATTTGTTAATACTCTCTTGAAGAAATTGTGATGAAACAATAGGTATTATGCTATTTTGGTAGTGAAAATACCCTTCAAAAAGCTGATTGGTATCACTTTCGCTGACAATATTTTCGCGCTCTATGTCGACGAGACCCTCAATACGTTCTATTAAAAGTCCCAGTATTTTTGAATCATGTTGTAATATGATCACTGAACCTTCTTTTAATGAGTCTGAATGCAATTTTTTTGCTAAATCGGCTACTTTCAAAGCTCTATTTTTATAGTTATAAATTCCTGTTATCCAATCGTGTTGCAATTGTTGAACGGGTTTCATGTGTGATAATGGAACAATAGAGTGAATAAAGTTGTTATCAATAGCATAAAATTTGTCATTGAGTGTAAAAAGTAAGAAAGGACGAAACTGCTCTTTTTGCTGTTTTATAATCTTTTTTTGTTCTGTTTGTTGTAATGGTGGTATTACAATAGATTGCAAAACATGATGCAGTGGTAATTCCTGAAAGACAACATCATCTTTTTCATATAAATCACCTGCTGTTGAGTTACTTTGTGTAAACTCTTCCAAGGCCAAAATCTCATCGATTAAAAATGCATATTTATTATTATTGAAAGTGAGAAGGAGAACGGGTTTGTTGGAAACTTCATCACACTCTCCAATATTAAGAATTTTTTTTAGACAAAGTAGCAGAAAATGTGATGAACCATGCTGTATACTTCCAATAACATATTCTGGCATGTGAAGCATTGGAGTTGTTTTTTTTGCATAAAAAATCTGTTGTATATATTCTGTCGAAACAACATAGACATGGTTATCTATCCGAAATTTGATAATAGTTGTTTCCATCTTTACAACCTTTGTGTAATGCGATTGATTTGAGTGATATCATTTTGCATTTCGTTGGCAATTTTTTGAATGATTTGTGCTGCTTCTTTTGACTGGGAAGCATTTGTAAAGCTAAGCTCAGCAGCTTGTTGTATCTGCTCAGATGCAATGAGTGATTGTTCAAGAGCTTGTAACATCTGATTTGTCGCTTCGGAAAATGTTTTGATTGTTTTTTGGATATGATCGAGTTGCTGTACGTTTCTGGATAGTTCTGTTTTAAGTTTTTCAAGCTTATTGAGTTCCCTATCTTGAATCAAGATAATATTATTGATATCGACAAGCATTGTGTCATTTTGATCTTGGATCTCATCAATAATTTCAATGATTTTATCAAGGTCGTTTTCTGAATCAATAGCAAGATTTCGAATATCGTTCGAAACTTCTCGAAATCCTTGCCCCTTTTCGCCAAGGCGAATAGCTTCCAGAGCACCATTGATAGAGATACTTGCAACTTGGACAATAGCGAGTTCGATTTTTCGTATGAGATTACTAAGAGTTAAGATTTTAGATTTGATGAATTGTAAGTCATTTTTCCGATCATTTGCAAGAGTATAATTTTGTTTTGTTGATTGTTGTACATTTGAGATAAGTTCTATAATAGTGTGAAATTCTTTTTGTACTTTTTTGATCTCTTCATAAACATTTTCGACCGTCCCTACACTTTCTTTTATATGTTGAACACATTTTTGAGCAACTTCTGCATTTGTTTTGGCATCATTTTTAGCCAATTCTGCAGCTGTTTCAATTTGCATAAGTGCTTCTAATACCTGTTCCATAGAGTTATTGAGTTCATAAACAGAGCTTGAAAGTTCTTCTGAAGCTGTGGCTAATTCATGTTTGATACCCTCTTTATCGGTAGAATGAAGCGATTCTATGAGAATATTGATCATTTTAGCTGCTTCTTCTATTTGAGAAAATGCTGTGTTTTGCATACTGATAGTACTTGTTACTTGTGCCACCGCACTTGCACTCTCTTCTGCGGCACTGGCAATCGTTTCTGCACCTCTATGTAAAATAGCGATTTCTTGGACTACTTTTTGAATATTTTGCAATAAGGCATCGATGTCTTTTACAAATTGCTCCATTGTGTGGACCATTGTTTCTATTTTTTGATAAGAGCTGTAGGCCTTTTGTGAAGATTTTTCCATTTCATCTTTGACTTGTAGAATGTCCGTTTTGCTTTTTTCTACTTTTTCTTTGATGATATCGACAACTTGTTCAATTTTATGGGCATAGACATTTGACTTTGAGGCAACTAAACGTATTTCACGAGCCATAACATTGAAAGACTCCCCCTCTTCTTTAACGCGACTTGCTTCAATGGCGGCATTTAAAGCAATGAGAGCAAGATTTCGAATGATATTGACTGCTTCTGTTATCTCTTGAGAAGTTTCAAAAAGTTCTTGACTTTTTTGGACAATATTACTAGCCCATTCTGAAGCTTGTTCCATCCCGTTTTTTGTATCACCTATACTTTCTTGCGTTTCTAAAAATATATCTTCCAACTCGTTGGAAATGACGACGATTTTATTTGTCTCTTTTTCTAGCATTAAGGAGTTCTCTTTAATTTGTGTAATGGCGCTTAGACTCTCTTCTGCTGCTCCAGCGCTTTGTTCAGCTGCTGCAGCGATCTGTTCCATTGTTTGTTTCAGCTCTTCTATCGCAGTATATCCTTCGGCAATCTCTTTCAAAAAGTTTTGAGAGATACGGGCTAATTCTTCTTGTATACTCTCATCAACTTTCTTCGCAACAGTGGATTGTGTTTTGATTGCTTGAGGAGTTTTTATAGATGGTTGAGATTGCTCTACCTGTTCCATAGCTTGGTCGTCATGACTATAATGTTGTTTGAATGCCATTTTAACTCCTTATCTCTATTCTACCTCAATTATATGTTACTCCTAAAAGCTTAAATAAATTATAAAATTTAGAATGTCACAATTTTGACACAATGAAAGTATTTTTGTTATTATAATGATGCACATCGATCGAAGTAGATTTGGGGCTTTGCCCCGCTGCACTATCTTTTTTCTTCAAAACCCGCTATAATGTTTCTACCCGAACAAAACGGGATGCATTATTTTCAAAGGAACATTCAATGAAGCAGATTTATGTAGGGAATCTCCCTTATTCTTCAAACGAAGAGGACGTTAGAGAGCTTTTCGCTCAGTATGGTGAAGTAACTTCCGTAAAACTTATCAACGATAGAGAAACAGGTAGACCAAGAGGTTTCGGTTTCGTTGAGATGGATGATAGCAGTGCAGATTCTGCAATCGAAGCACTCGATGGAAGTGAGTTTGGCGGACGATCACTTAAAGTAAATGAGGCACGACCGCGAGAGCAACGGCCTCGAAGAGAATTTAACTAATATTCTCCACAAAGGCGGCTTTGCCGCCACTACATTAATTCCACTCCCCATTTGATCAAATCCATTCCATACTTTTGACGCACCTTTCGACTTTGTTGCAAGAGCTTTGTAAACTTTTTATCTTTTTTCCAATTGAGTAGTTCATAGGAGCTAAACTTTTTAAAGCGTAAACAGCGAAGAGCGATTCTTGTAACTGATGCTGTCGGATATTTATCCGCTTGCTCAAAAAGTTCAAGAGCGATTCGTTTGCATTTCGCTTCACTAAAAGTGGTTTCATCAATGATGTGTGCTTTACTTTTGTAGCCGGTATCATATTTGAGTGAAAGAAAATATTGGGTAGGATTGAAACGCTCTTTTGCTACAGAATCACTCAAATGTCTTGCAAGTACGATGACCCGTCTTTTTAGTTCTTTTCTGTCGCTTATGGGATTGATGGTTCTTGAGATGCCTACCGATTTTCTTGGTATTTTTGGATGAAGAGATTCATTGTCTTCTCCCCATATTCTTTTATAAAGCGTAATACCTGGTTTTTTCCAGCTATAAAAGATATCTTTGATATATTTTGTCTCACCGAGGGTTTGGATGCCGTATCGCTTCAGTCTTTTGAAGTATCCTCGACCGATACCAGGAAATTTTTCTAATGGAATATTTTGAATGAATCCCTCTACATCCTCAACTACTTTTATGCCATGTGGTTTTGCGTAGCTTGTGGCAAGTT
The Nitratiruptor sp. SB155-2 genome window above contains:
- a CDS encoding RNA recognition motif domain-containing protein yields the protein MKQIYVGNLPYSSNEEDVRELFAQYGEVTSVKLINDRETGRPRGFGFVEMDDSSADSAIEALDGSEFGGRSLKVNEARPREQRPRREFN
- a CDS encoding chemotaxis protein CheW, translated to METTIIKFRIDNHVYVVSTEYIQQIFYAKKTTPMLHMPEYVIGSIQHGSSHFLLLCLKKILNIGECDEVSNKPVLLLTFNNNKYAFLIDEILALEEFTQSNSTAGDLYEKDDVVFQELPLHHVLQSIVIPPLQQTEQKKIIKQQKEQFRPFLLFTLNDKFYAIDNNFIHSIVPLSHMKPVQQLQHDWITGIYNYKNRALKVADLAKKLHSDSLKEGSVIILQHDSKILGLLIERIEGLVDIERENIVSESDTNQLFEGYFHYQNSIIPIVSSQFLQESINKYGLTAQKKEKQLDNENNEEDLLLFSLFQEDYAIPIKNVVTVLEFSKTNITNNALTTNKNVYGLILHKNKTYYLIDIAKILQKEFIPNDESKIIIIQNDEGEEFAIIVDNIKDIVSVPSSNIAHLSNKTSLSAGIVTLKNKSLNLFNTGWSSFH
- a CDS encoding CheR family methyltransferase; amino-acid sequence: MTDFDLIKLRDFILAKTGIYIDDDKLFKIYKRKFEDFIQKQGFDDFSSFYNRLVFKKDEHLLQELINLTTVNETYFFREAYQFKTLVEEVLSELDGLRPPHESINILTAPSSSGEELYSIAIYIMEYAKEIFYKRDFVLVGIDIDSVMIQKARQGIFNQRSVSKIPPHLLQKYFIKEGNQYKIIDEIRKGLTFKVVNVMDFYAMKKLGRFDVIFSRNMLIYFDEKTRKEILATFHALLKPHGYLFLGHAEKVPVEMEIFKRVKKGESIIYQKA
- a CDS encoding cupin domain-containing protein, with product MAKVIKTGITDEKAIKETLQKEGFSNIFIWRDAPHTKYPLHTHPHYEVRWIMDGILEIEENGTKYTLQPGDRLESEPQTPHTAYTPTGVTYICGSR
- a CDS encoding DNA polymerase Y family protein, giving the protein MKIHIDIDAFFISAERLKKPSLRNIPAAVGGRGDPFIFDSKNQHKMDLLQKHQGAFVPSIFYDADMEFDEYFKDGGKIRGIIITSSYEARRYGVKTGMSVKEALQLCPHLKVVPPNHLYYHKLSKALHNLLQKEIPVVEQFSIDEFFGDLDGYIEDEYTETFIHHLQILIKDKLGLPVSIGAAKSKWTAKLATSYAKPHGIKVVEDVEGFIQNIPLEKFPGIGRGYFKRLKRYGIQTLGETKYIKDIFYSWKKPGITLYKRIWGEDNESLHPKIPRKSVGISRTINPISDRKELKRRVIVLARHLSDSVAKERFNPTQYFLSLKYDTGYKSKAHIIDETTFSEAKCKRIALELFEQADKYPTASVTRIALRCLRFKKFSSYELLNWKKDKKFTKLLQQSRKVRQKYGMDLIKWGVELM
- a CDS encoding methyl-accepting chemotaxis protein, which codes for MAFKQHYSHDDQAMEQVEQSQPSIKTPQAIKTQSTVAKKVDESIQEELARISQNFLKEIAEGYTAIEELKQTMEQIAAAAEQSAGAAEESLSAITQIKENSLMLEKETNKIVVISNELEDIFLETQESIGDTKNGMEQASEWASNIVQKSQELFETSQEITEAVNIIRNLALIALNAAIEASRVKEEGESFNVMAREIRLVASKSNVYAHKIEQVVDIIKEKVEKSKTDILQVKDEMEKSSQKAYSSYQKIETMVHTMEQFVKDIDALLQNIQKVVQEIAILHRGAETIASAAEESASAVAQVTSTISMQNTAFSQIEEAAKMINILIESLHSTDKEGIKHELATASEELSSSVYELNNSMEQVLEALMQIETAAELAKNDAKTNAEVAQKCVQHIKESVGTVENVYEEIKKVQKEFHTIIELISNVQQSTKQNYTLANDRKNDLQFIKSKILTLSNLIRKIELAIVQVASISINGALEAIRLGEKGQGFREVSNDIRNLAIDSENDLDKIIEIIDEIQDQNDTMLVDINNIILIQDRELNKLEKLKTELSRNVQQLDHIQKTIKTFSEATNQMLQALEQSLIASEQIQQAAELSFTNASQSKEAAQIIQKIANEMQNDITQINRITQRL
- the cheB gene encoding chemotaxis-specific protein-glutamate methyltransferase CheB: MKKSPKALVIDDSALVRRFLKKELERLGFEVDVAKDGEEGEKKALENQYDLITLDIEMPKKNGLDVLRSIMEKNPTRVLIVSTYAVENGDIAMNALQLGALDYITKPDQRLATAGNEFIKEFEFKINELMKINKISLLTRKKRFSSIYTPVIEQATEFAPKDDKKYVLVGASTGGPKLIEAIARSLPENYPYPVCVVQHMPPTFTGKFAERLDSISKIKVLEAKNGEELTPAKMIIGKGGKHLHFRRDGNKVVCKLVPNTNNRFFVPSVDEMFFSALEVMNPKNIMAVLLTGIGDDGADGMVALKKAGAYTIAESEESATVYGMPKEAYVRGGTVKVLPFDEILQEIIAFGSKNDIKKDGR